A genome region from Methanococcoides burtonii DSM 6242 includes the following:
- a CDS encoding flavodoxin family protein produces the protein MKILGISGSPKQEGNNETIIKNVLEVAKSKGFETDSIMISQKKIAPCIACGTCARGEKCPINDDMQEVYGKLVEADAIVFSTPVYFGGMTAQLKALFDRSVLLRRQGFQLRGKFGAVMAVGGSRNGGQEKTIQNVHDCMMVHGMIPVGDGAHFGGIALKPVDDDEIGMKTVIDTIENLCATLKKNEL, from the coding sequence ATGAAAATACTTGGAATATCAGGAAGTCCCAAACAAGAAGGTAACAACGAGACCATCATAAAGAATGTACTGGAAGTCGCAAAAAGCAAAGGTTTTGAGACTGACAGCATCATGATCTCACAAAAGAAAATAGCCCCATGTATTGCATGTGGAACATGTGCAAGAGGGGAAAAATGTCCCATCAACGATGACATGCAGGAAGTATATGGCAAACTTGTAGAAGCTGATGCTATCGTATTCTCAACTCCGGTGTATTTCGGCGGCATGACAGCACAACTCAAAGCATTGTTCGACAGAAGCGTACTGCTCAGGCGTCAGGGATTCCAGCTTCGTGGTAAATTCGGTGCGGTAATGGCAGTCGGAGGCTCCAGAAATGGCGGTCAGGAAAAGACCATACAGAACGTCCACGACTGTATGATGGTACATGGAATGATACCTGTAGGAGATGGGGCACACTTTGGCGGAATTGCACTAAAACCGGTCGATGATGACGAAATCGGCATGAAGACCGTGATTGATACCATTGAGAACCTTTGTGCAACCCTCAAAAAGAATGAGTTATAA
- a CDS encoding chloride channel protein has product MFSRSDITKLMQRWPHFEDGVTNDIAILIGIFTGLTIVAYNICLKYAEDIFWSNSDITSSYIVILIPAIGGLLVGIIVFFSGDIHRCNVPEVIEGTALHGGRISVRGAFREVVLSIISIATGGSVGKEAPGILAGSGIGSIFAKALKAPDHRYRTLIGCGAAGGIAAAFNAPLAGVVFVVEVILGELETRTFIPIVISAVFATLVANLIFEVKPIQISYYGLVDPIGESILYLILGTLCGITSVLLIRTLFTVHDGFSKLPIHSAFKPAIGGLLVGLMGYFYPQIRGIGYDVIADVLTNSFTIQLLLVLFVLKILAFSFTIGSGGAGGSIVPSMFAGAMLGGAYGTLVHSIFPTSTAAAGAYALVGMGATLAGTARAPLTAVLILFELTQNYNIILPLMFACVVSNSISNSLHEESMFTEMLKRRGFTIRRGKEINIMEAMFVRDNMRTNVHTISDDDTAKDLLDLMQSSRHAGFPVLDGNKKLCGIVTLEDMREKVNYGELDIRISQIATHNVISAYPDETLDVVLKRFAMRDVGRLPVVSRDDDKSLLGIITRSDIVKSYNKEIVTHVQEKDIRK; this is encoded by the coding sequence ATGTTCTCAAGATCGGACATCACTAAATTAATGCAACGCTGGCCCCACTTTGAAGATGGGGTCACCAATGATATCGCAATACTGATAGGAATATTCACAGGACTTACCATCGTAGCATACAATATTTGTTTGAAATATGCAGAAGATATATTCTGGAGCAATAGTGATATCACGAGCAGCTATATTGTGATACTCATCCCCGCCATTGGCGGATTATTGGTCGGGATCATTGTTTTCTTTTCAGGAGATATACATCGCTGCAACGTACCAGAGGTCATTGAAGGGACTGCCTTGCATGGAGGGCGCATCAGCGTAAGGGGTGCTTTTCGGGAAGTGGTATTATCAATAATATCCATTGCAACCGGAGGTTCCGTAGGTAAAGAAGCTCCCGGCATCCTTGCAGGTTCCGGTATCGGCTCGATATTCGCAAAGGCCCTGAAAGCGCCTGACCATCGATACAGAACATTGATAGGATGCGGTGCTGCCGGAGGTATCGCTGCTGCTTTTAATGCACCCCTTGCGGGTGTGGTCTTTGTTGTAGAGGTTATATTGGGAGAACTTGAAACAAGGACCTTCATACCCATTGTCATATCAGCCGTATTCGCTACACTTGTAGCAAATCTGATCTTCGAGGTCAAGCCGATACAGATATCGTACTACGGCCTTGTGGACCCGATAGGCGAATCTATCCTTTACCTCATACTTGGAACTCTTTGTGGCATAACATCCGTATTATTGATACGTACCCTTTTCACAGTACATGACGGATTTAGCAAACTTCCCATCCACAGTGCATTCAAACCTGCCATTGGTGGTCTTTTGGTAGGTCTGATGGGATATTTCTACCCCCAGATACGGGGGATAGGTTATGACGTCATAGCAGATGTGCTAACGAACAGCTTTACCATTCAGCTGCTTCTGGTATTATTCGTCCTGAAAATACTCGCATTCTCATTTACAATAGGCTCCGGTGGTGCTGGTGGTTCTATCGTACCATCGATGTTCGCAGGGGCCATGCTAGGCGGAGCATACGGAACATTAGTACACAGCATATTCCCGACCAGCACTGCCGCTGCAGGAGCTTATGCACTGGTGGGAATGGGGGCCACACTTGCAGGAACAGCAAGAGCTCCACTTACAGCGGTGCTTATCCTTTTTGAACTTACACAGAACTACAACATCATATTGCCACTTATGTTCGCATGTGTGGTCAGCAACTCCATTTCCAACAGCCTTCACGAAGAATCAATGTTCACAGAAATGCTTAAACGAAGAGGTTTCACGATACGCAGAGGAAAAGAGATCAACATAATGGAAGCAATGTTCGTCAGGGACAATATGCGCACAAATGTCCATACGATATCTGATGATGATACTGCGAAGGACCTACTGGACCTTATGCAGTCAAGCCGGCACGCAGGCTTCCCAGTACTTGATGGTAATAAGAAGTTATGCGGGATAGTAACTCTCGAGGATATGAGAGAAAAAGTCAATTATGGAGAGCTTGACATCAGGATAAGCCAAATTGCAACCCATAATGTTATCTCAGCATACCCTGACGAAACTCTGGACGTGGTACTAAAACGATTTGCAATGAGGGACGTTGGGAGACTACCCGTTGTCTCAAGAGATGATGACAAAAGCCTTCTAGGCATCATTACAAGAAGTGATATCGTCAAATCCTACAACAAGGAGATAGTCACTCATGTCCAGGAAAAAGATATAAGGAAATGA
- a CDS encoding tRNA (N(6)-L-threonylcarbamoyladenosine(37)-C(2))-methylthiotransferase, with protein MKVHITTYGCSANQASSEIMIASVRDLGYELVDEMDAEVVVINTCTVKYTTEQKILHKIEDLGAKGIDVVVTGCMPQVQLETILERNPDAHILGVNSIAKIGQVLRSIENSCKVGSRERVELITSEPEGFLKTAHSRFNPNIHICQISQGCDYSCAYCIVTIARGKLRSFDADSIVEDIRMAVDEGCREIWLTSQDNGQYGTDRDVLLPELLRRIVAIPGDFKIRVGMMNPFSVTPILDDLIEVFRSDKIYKIVHLPIQSASDNVLKKMNRYHSIEEANGIVFRLREAFPDLTLFTDIIVGFSSESDNDFNMTLEWVKTMKPDKVNISRYTPRPLTKALEYRNLDTRIVVERSNKLHKLCDTIKLDSKKKMIGWKGEVFISMDAKVKGVMARTASYKPVVLPEGSVSPGTSCNVEIYDTTAGYFLGRVLD; from the coding sequence ATGAAAGTACACATCACAACCTATGGATGTTCGGCAAATCAGGCTTCATCCGAGATCATGATCGCATCGGTCAGAGATCTTGGGTATGAGCTTGTGGATGAGATGGATGCCGAAGTAGTGGTCATCAACACATGTACTGTCAAGTATACCACTGAGCAGAAGATCCTTCACAAGATCGAGGACCTTGGGGCTAAGGGCATTGATGTGGTCGTCACCGGCTGCATGCCACAGGTACAGCTCGAAACTATACTTGAAAGGAATCCCGATGCTCATATCCTTGGTGTGAACTCCATTGCAAAGATAGGGCAGGTCCTGAGGTCCATTGAAAACTCCTGCAAAGTCGGTTCACGCGAAAGGGTGGAACTGATCACCTCCGAGCCGGAAGGATTTCTCAAGACTGCTCATTCGCGTTTTAATCCGAACATACACATCTGCCAGATATCTCAGGGATGTGATTATAGCTGTGCCTATTGCATCGTTACGATCGCCCGGGGCAAATTACGCTCTTTCGATGCCGATTCCATTGTTGAGGATATTCGTATGGCAGTGGATGAGGGATGTCGTGAGATATGGCTGACCTCACAGGATAACGGGCAGTATGGCACTGACAGGGATGTTTTGCTTCCTGAGCTCTTAAGACGTATCGTGGCGATCCCCGGCGATTTCAAGATAAGGGTAGGTATGATGAATCCGTTCTCAGTAACTCCTATCCTTGACGACCTTATTGAGGTCTTCAGATCTGACAAGATATACAAGATCGTGCATCTTCCTATACAGTCCGCATCCGATAATGTCCTTAAGAAGATGAACCGTTACCATTCCATAGAAGAGGCCAACGGCATTGTTTTCCGTTTAAGAGAAGCTTTTCCCGATCTCACCCTTTTCACTGATATAATCGTAGGATTTTCCAGTGAATCCGATAATGATTTCAACATGACACTTGAATGGGTGAAGACAATGAAGCCTGACAAGGTGAACATTTCCCGTTATACTCCCCGACCCCTTACAAAAGCACTTGAATATCGCAATCTCGATACACGTATCGTTGTCGAGCGCTCAAATAAGCTTCACAAACTTTGCGATACCATTAAGTTGGATTCAAAGAAAAAAATGATCGGCTGGAAGGGGGAGGTTTTCATTTCAATGGATGCAAAGGTCAAAGGAGTGATGGCACGCACTGCATCATACAAACCGGTCGTTCTTCCAGAAGGTTCTGTTTCTCCGGGAACTTCCTGCAACGTTGAGATATATGATACAACTGCCGGATATTTCCTAGGACGTGTTCTGGACTGA
- the glpX gene encoding class II fructose-bisphosphatase, producing MPHPKTVENMIKCAGPVECALLPSLIHVTEAAAIAASYQMGKGNKNYADQVSVEAMRRMMNTLDFKGVIKIGEGERDEAPMLFIGEEVGTGKGDIVVDIAVDPLEGTNLTADGIPGSISVMAMAEPGGLFHGPDVYMDKIVVGPDVVRYEKEHPDEKIDLDAPIIKNLEIVAKALERDIGEIVVVILERDRHKNMIEEIRATGARVNLVSDGDLMPGVSTAIRGSGIHVVMGSGGSGEAVLTAAAIKILGGKVLARLVLPTVANGGSEEEIAEEKAEKMPRLATMGITEDNINDILDTDKLVPGTDFIFAASGVTSGQFLNQVNLFGGGNARVHSICMGSSGVVKLTDSIYIGDKEQTPLRL from the coding sequence TTGCCTCACCCAAAGACAGTAGAGAACATGATAAAATGCGCAGGTCCTGTCGAATGTGCATTACTTCCAAGCCTTATCCACGTAACAGAAGCTGCAGCCATTGCTGCATCATACCAGATGGGCAAGGGCAACAAGAACTACGCAGATCAGGTTTCCGTAGAAGCCATGCGTAGAATGATGAACACCCTTGATTTCAAAGGTGTTATCAAGATCGGTGAAGGCGAGCGCGATGAAGCTCCTATGCTATTCATCGGCGAGGAAGTCGGTACCGGCAAAGGTGACATCGTAGTAGACATTGCGGTCGATCCTCTTGAAGGGACAAATCTGACCGCAGACGGTATACCTGGTTCTATCTCCGTTATGGCAATGGCAGAGCCTGGTGGATTGTTCCACGGTCCTGATGTTTATATGGACAAGATCGTTGTTGGTCCTGATGTTGTCAGGTATGAAAAGGAACATCCTGATGAAAAGATAGATCTTGATGCACCTATCATAAAGAATCTTGAGATCGTTGCAAAGGCACTGGAAAGGGATATTGGGGAGATCGTGGTTGTCATTCTCGAAAGGGATAGGCACAAGAATATGATCGAGGAGATCCGCGCCACTGGTGCACGTGTAAACCTTGTTTCTGACGGAGATCTCATGCCAGGCGTTTCCACAGCTATACGTGGTTCAGGCATTCATGTCGTAATGGGTTCAGGCGGTTCAGGTGAGGCCGTGCTGACTGCAGCTGCGATCAAGATCCTTGGTGGCAAGGTCCTTGCAAGGCTCGTCCTTCCGACAGTAGCCAATGGTGGATCTGAAGAAGAGATAGCAGAAGAGAAAGCAGAGAAGATGCCTCGTCTTGCTACCATGGGTATCACAGAAGACAACATCAATGATATTCTTGACACTGACAAACTCGTTCCAGGGACTGATTTCATATTTGCAGCATCCGGGGTCACAAGTGGTCAGTTCCTGAACCAGGTGAACCTTTTCGGTGGTGGGAATGCCAGGGTCCACAGTATTTGCATGGGCAGTTCTGGTGTTGTGAAACTAACCGATTCCATCTATATCGGCGACAAAGAACAGACACCTCTGCGTCTGTAA
- the cgi121 gene encoding KEOPS complex subunit Cgi121, with the protein MDIQLIEGSLVIDELQRFLKGLSSIASEHDVIIQGMDAGKIAGKAHIDHAISKAMKAMENGTNIAKDLGVEMMRYASGKKQIGEAFSIGLSEGRLDVVFIIIGAPVNVGEAAKKISSLVELSDVLKYSVSKNEQLISQFSITDAELEAVGEDRIPELVLERVALVDILK; encoded by the coding sequence ATGGATATCCAGCTCATAGAAGGCTCTTTGGTCATAGATGAACTACAAAGGTTCTTGAAAGGTCTTTCTTCAATAGCATCCGAACACGATGTGATAATACAGGGAATGGATGCTGGAAAGATCGCGGGAAAAGCCCATATAGACCATGCAATTTCAAAAGCAATGAAAGCAATGGAGAATGGCACTAACATTGCAAAGGACCTTGGGGTGGAGATGATGCGTTATGCTTCTGGTAAAAAGCAGATCGGCGAGGCATTTTCCATTGGTCTTTCCGAAGGTAGGCTGGATGTTGTGTTCATTATAATAGGAGCTCCTGTGAATGTGGGTGAAGCCGCTAAAAAGATCTCTTCACTGGTTGAGCTTTCGGATGTGCTCAAATATTCAGTATCCAAGAACGAACAACTTATTTCCCAATTCTCTATAACGGACGCTGAACTTGAAGCGGTGGGAGAGGACCGGATACCTGAACTGGTTCTGGAAAGGGTTGCTCTTGTGGATATTCTTAAATAA
- the leuS gene encoding leucine--tRNA ligase, with the protein MQQDYNSSNIEQKWQQKWNESKVFEAEADDRDKYFITIPYPYLNGNLHAGHTRTFTIGDVVARYKRMMGNNVLYPMGFHVTGTPIVGLAELIQNRDPETMKVYTEFHGIPVETLKGMDTPEKIVDYFSVEAERSMRSIGYSIDWRRKFTTTDPNYKKFIEWQFNLLYEKDLIVKGSHPVKWCPNDDNPVEDHDILHGEEATIIDYTLVKFKYDGMIIPCATLRPETVFGVTNLWINPDLEHVKIKVTFEGREEVWVVSKEAYRKLIFTDREVEFIEDVDASSLIGIKVTNPLNDAQVITLPASFVKGENGSGIVMSVPSHAPYDYLALRDLYDKDLREYGITEDLRELKFISLIKVKEFGEFPAIEAVEQFGVKDQDDPKAEEATKIVYRREFHGGVLKENTGKYSGMAVSKIKDVLTRDLIEMGIGEVFYEFSEPVVCRCGTPCVVNMVKGQWFLNYSNPEWKDKVYRCIENMDIIPEDLRVEFNNKVDWLKDKACARKKGLGTLLPFDNQWLIESLGDSTIYMSYYIIAKFIAMGIETEQLVPELFDHVLLKKCSLETAAERSGIDANIIEQISSDFEYWYPVDLRSSGKDLIPNHLLFFLFHHVAIFDEDKWPRAIAINGFVSLEGKKMSKSKGPLLTLNDAITNYGADISRMYILSSAEQMQDADWKNSGIETARKQIERFYNFSKDIIGSGIPTCNVENLKGIDKWMLSRLQQRILETNEALDTIRTRNALQNAYFLLFNDIRWYQKRGGNALLCEVLDVWIRLMAPFTPHICEEIWEAIGHTDNDLISLADYPQYDESLVDTQAEFTEELIGGTLSDVDEIIRVTKLTPKKAILYTSPEWKMETFKKALSMQKEGNLNPGILIKDLMRDPEMRSHGKEVPKFAQKVVSDITAMNEEKFDTLSNFDLDEKIALEENLEFFKNELGCSVEIYSADNAEYDPENKARFAYPLRPAIYLE; encoded by the coding sequence ATGCAACAGGATTATAATTCAAGCAATATTGAACAGAAATGGCAACAAAAATGGAATGAGAGCAAGGTCTTTGAAGCTGAAGCCGATGACCGCGACAAGTATTTCATAACTATCCCATACCCATACCTGAACGGAAATCTCCATGCCGGGCATACAAGGACATTCACCATCGGTGATGTCGTTGCAAGGTACAAGAGGATGATGGGCAACAATGTCCTCTACCCAATGGGATTCCATGTGACAGGAACACCGATAGTCGGGCTTGCAGAGCTCATACAGAATCGGGACCCGGAAACTATGAAGGTGTATACCGAGTTCCACGGGATACCAGTGGAAACGCTCAAGGGCATGGACACTCCTGAAAAGATAGTGGATTATTTCAGTGTGGAAGCTGAAAGGTCCATGCGCTCCATTGGATATTCCATCGACTGGAGACGCAAGTTCACGACCACCGATCCAAATTATAAGAAGTTCATCGAATGGCAGTTCAATCTGCTTTATGAAAAGGACCTCATCGTCAAGGGTTCACATCCTGTCAAATGGTGCCCTAATGACGACAATCCAGTGGAAGACCATGATATCCTCCACGGAGAAGAAGCTACGATCATCGATTACACTCTTGTCAAATTCAAGTATGATGGCATGATTATCCCATGTGCCACATTGAGACCTGAAACGGTCTTCGGTGTGACAAATCTGTGGATCAATCCAGATCTGGAGCATGTTAAGATAAAAGTGACCTTTGAAGGCAGGGAAGAGGTATGGGTCGTAAGCAAGGAAGCATATCGTAAACTTATTTTCACGGACAGAGAGGTAGAGTTCATCGAGGATGTCGATGCCAGTTCATTGATAGGCATCAAGGTCACTAACCCCCTGAACGACGCACAGGTCATTACCTTGCCTGCATCCTTTGTTAAGGGAGAGAACGGAAGCGGTATCGTAATGAGCGTGCCTTCACATGCACCATACGATTATCTTGCTTTGAGAGACCTCTATGACAAGGACCTGAGGGAATATGGAATCACTGAAGACCTGCGGGAACTTAAGTTCATTTCATTGATCAAAGTGAAAGAATTCGGGGAATTCCCTGCGATTGAGGCTGTGGAACAGTTCGGAGTAAAGGACCAGGACGATCCCAAGGCAGAAGAGGCGACAAAGATCGTCTATCGCCGCGAGTTCCATGGTGGTGTGCTTAAGGAAAATACCGGAAAGTATTCCGGAATGGCTGTTTCCAAGATCAAGGATGTTCTTACAAGGGACCTCATCGAGATGGGGATCGGCGAAGTATTCTACGAGTTCAGTGAACCGGTCGTCTGCCGTTGCGGAACACCATGTGTTGTAAATATGGTTAAAGGACAGTGGTTCCTCAACTATTCCAACCCTGAATGGAAGGACAAGGTTTACCGCTGTATAGAGAACATGGACATCATCCCTGAAGACCTCAGGGTAGAGTTCAACAACAAAGTGGACTGGCTCAAGGACAAGGCATGTGCAAGGAAGAAAGGGCTTGGGACACTTCTGCCTTTCGATAACCAGTGGCTTATTGAATCCCTTGGGGATTCCACTATCTACATGTCATATTATATCATTGCGAAGTTCATTGCAATGGGAATTGAGACCGAGCAGCTAGTACCGGAACTGTTCGACCATGTGCTCCTTAAAAAATGTTCATTGGAGACTGCTGCTGAAAGGAGCGGTATCGATGCAAACATTATCGAACAGATCAGCAGCGATTTCGAGTACTGGTACCCTGTTGACCTGAGGTCTTCAGGAAAGGACCTGATACCGAACCACCTTTTGTTCTTCCTCTTCCACCACGTAGCTATCTTCGATGAGGATAAATGGCCACGTGCAATAGCCATCAATGGTTTTGTGTCACTCGAAGGGAAGAAGATGAGTAAATCAAAGGGTCCCCTTCTTACACTGAATGATGCCATCACAAATTATGGTGCGGACATTTCCAGGATGTATATCCTTTCCAGTGCGGAACAGATGCAGGATGCTGACTGGAAGAACTCCGGAATCGAAACTGCCAGAAAGCAGATAGAAAGGTTCTATAATTTCTCAAAGGATATTATCGGATCCGGCATCCCAACCTGTAACGTGGAGAACCTGAAAGGCATCGACAAATGGATGCTCAGCAGATTGCAGCAGCGCATACTTGAAACAAATGAAGCGCTTGATACGATCAGAACCCGAAATGCATTACAGAATGCATACTTCCTGCTGTTCAATGATATAAGATGGTATCAGAAACGTGGCGGAAACGCTCTTCTTTGCGAAGTACTGGATGTCTGGATAAGACTCATGGCGCCATTCACCCCACATATCTGTGAAGAGATATGGGAAGCAATAGGCCATACGGACAATGATCTTATTTCATTGGCAGACTATCCGCAGTATGATGAAAGTCTCGTGGACACTCAGGCAGAATTTACAGAGGAGCTTATCGGCGGCACCCTTTCAGATGTTGATGAGATTATAAGGGTTACGAAGCTCACACCAAAGAAGGCCATATTGTATACTTCACCTGAATGGAAGATGGAGACCTTCAAGAAAGCCCTTTCAATGCAAAAGGAAGGAAACCTGAACCCTGGTATACTTATAAAAGACCTTATGAGAGATCCGGAAATGAGGAGCCATGGAAAGGAAGTTCCTAAGTTCGCGCAGAAGGTCGTTTCGGACATAACGGCCATGAACGAGGAAAAGTTCGATACCCTTTCGAACTTCGATCTTGATGAGAAGATCGCACTTGAGGAAAATCTAGAATTTTTTAAGAACGAACTTGGATGCTCTGTGGAAATATATTCAGCAGATAATGCAGAGTATGACCCCGAAAATAAGGCAAGGTTCGCATATCCGCTCAGACCGGCCATCTATCTTGAATGA
- a CDS encoding ArsR family transcriptional regulator, with translation MPKRTRIINDPSELVPLLQTFQSKEHKQVFNLLLEEWLTKGDIEDKMGFDATESISILKKCGLLESQWHMPKPGKMPEKEYHSSYSKVQSNFQCSFEDLSDIIILTFNKYEEISDLITELEELVEKGNHSMSSLTRAMNKNPLYIRSLARRSSKLSVMGQRLKMNEEN, from the coding sequence ATGCCGAAAAGGACTCGAATTATAAATGACCCCTCAGAACTGGTTCCCCTGCTCCAGACATTTCAATCAAAAGAACATAAACAGGTGTTTAATCTCCTTTTAGAAGAATGGTTGACAAAAGGAGACATAGAAGATAAAATGGGATTTGATGCAACCGAAAGCATTAGCATACTGAAAAAATGTGGCCTTCTTGAAAGTCAGTGGCACATGCCGAAACCAGGCAAAATGCCCGAAAAAGAATATCATTCATCTTATTCTAAAGTTCAATCGAACTTCCAATGTTCTTTTGAAGATCTGAGCGATATCATAATACTTACTTTCAATAAATATGAAGAGATCAGTGATCTCATAACAGAGCTGGAAGAACTTGTGGAGAAAGGAAATCATTCCATGAGCAGTCTGACACGTGCTATGAACAAAAATCCATTGTACATTCGTTCTTTGGCTAGAAGATCATCAAAGCTTTCTGTCATGGGACAAAGGCTCAAGATGAATGAGGAAAATTAA
- a CDS encoding winged helix-turn-helix transcriptional regulator — protein sequence MIDILQSKSGITKFQILTEVAAHQPNVRQKEIAEKIGVTPQAVSEYIKELTAEGFIFSDGRVRYRITKKGVEWVLEGAADMKRYANFVMSDIISHVSTWTAIADEDLEKGDDVYLQMRKGLLYVSKTNITSATGITISSVEKGDDVGVTNLLGMIELETASITVCKIPRSERGGSRNVDLERLEKLASSKSFIAVIGVESLVALKKINKEPDVMYGAKESIVEAAFHGLSSLVLAIDEEVPQIMSRLETENLEYELVDLNVQ from the coding sequence ATGATAGATATTCTTCAAAGTAAAAGTGGTATCACCAAATTTCAGATACTTACAGAAGTTGCTGCACATCAGCCAAATGTTCGCCAGAAGGAGATCGCTGAAAAGATCGGTGTAACTCCCCAGGCAGTTTCTGAATATATAAAAGAACTTACTGCAGAGGGATTTATCTTTTCTGATGGTAGGGTACGTTACAGGATCACTAAAAAAGGTGTTGAGTGGGTCCTGGAAGGTGCTGCGGACATGAAACGTTACGCTAATTTTGTCATGAGCGACATCATTAGTCATGTTTCTACATGGACAGCCATTGCAGATGAAGATCTTGAGAAAGGGGATGACGTATATCTTCAGATGCGAAAAGGTTTACTTTACGTCAGCAAAACGAATATAACAAGTGCAACTGGCATCACCATATCTTCTGTTGAAAAAGGAGATGATGTTGGAGTTACGAACCTTTTGGGAATGATCGAACTTGAAACGGCAAGCATTACCGTATGCAAGATACCACGAAGTGAACGTGGCGGATCAAGAAATGTAGATCTCGAAAGGCTGGAAAAACTTGCCAGTTCAAAATCATTTATTGCAGTCATTGGTGTTGAATCGCTTGTGGCATTGAAAAAGATAAACAAGGAACCAGATGTAATGTATGGGGCCAAGGAATCAATTGTTGAAGCTGCATTCCACGGATTATCATCTCTCGTGCTTGCAATTGATGAAGAAGTGCCACAGATCATGAGCAGGCTGGAAACTGAAAATCTGGAATATGAGCTTGTAGACCTCAATGTTCAGTGA
- a CDS encoding metallophosphoesterase family protein — protein sequence MRILAISDTHLKGGDIPPTFRGLVDDCDMIAHAGDFTSNECYNAFAATGKLKAVHGNSDNSELKQLLPERLVFETEGIKIGIVHEGSLSIMDTTALRYLALEMGVDVLIFGHIHRPLIEKSDVILICPGSPTEPRQSDPSVVLIDIKDGKILPRIVEIEGKTCGAIDFSRDLEKDR from the coding sequence ATGAGAATACTTGCTATTTCTGACACACATCTCAAGGGAGGAGATATACCCCCCACTTTCAGAGGATTAGTAGATGACTGCGATATGATCGCCCATGCTGGCGATTTCACATCAAATGAATGCTATAATGCATTTGCAGCTACAGGTAAACTTAAGGCTGTACATGGAAATTCAGATAATTCAGAATTAAAACAATTATTGCCTGAAAGACTTGTTTTTGAAACAGAAGGAATTAAGATAGGGATAGTTCATGAAGGATCCCTATCCATTATGGATACGACCGCTTTGCGTTATCTGGCTCTTGAGATGGGAGTTGATGTCCTTATATTCGGACACATTCACAGACCATTGATCGAAAAAAGTGATGTGATACTGATATGCCCGGGTTCGCCTACAGAACCACGTCAATCTGATCCATCCGTGGTATTGATAGATATTAAAGATGGAAAAATATTGCCACGTATCGTTGAGATAGAAGGAAAAACATGCGGAGCCATCGATTTTTCACGAGATCTTGAAAAAGATAGATAA
- a CDS encoding RPA family protein: MAGYVREVSRRVFAQEFRESNLTFKDGDDQYSPQYLLTPTGAKVNRLFIVGTLIEKEDIGTDSEYWRGRVSDPTGSFMIYAGQYQPEAAQALAECETPAFVAIVGKPSTYTTAEGTVLTSVRPESISIVDVTTRDLWVEDTARRTLERVKDLDNMDSNVIKAKEHYNTDKDHYSSMVREALRSLKEDI, from the coding sequence ATGGCTGGCTACGTTAGGGAAGTTTCAAGGCGTGTTTTTGCACAGGAATTCAGAGAATCCAATCTGACCTTCAAGGACGGAGATGATCAGTATTCTCCTCAATATCTGCTGACACCTACCGGTGCAAAGGTAAATCGCCTTTTCATTGTAGGTACTCTCATCGAGAAAGAGGATATAGGTACGGATTCTGAGTATTGGAGAGGTCGAGTGTCTGATCCTACGGGTTCATTCATGATCTATGCAGGTCAGTATCAACCGGAAGCCGCTCAGGCCCTTGCAGAATGTGAAACTCCTGCTTTTGTAGCTATCGTAGGTAAACCAAGCACTTATACAACTGCAGAAGGTACTGTTCTGACATCAGTAAGGCCAGAATCTATCTCGATTGTCGATGTCACAACACGTGACCTCTGGGTTGAGGATACAGCGAGGCGAACTCTTGAGCGTGTAAAGGACCTTGATAATATGGATTCCAATGTCATCAAAGCAAAAGAGCACTATAATACTGATAAAGATCATTATTCATCAATGGTCAGGGAAGCTTTGAGATCATTGAAAGAAGATATCTGA